A genomic window from Desulfonatronovibrio magnus includes:
- a CDS encoding SgcJ/EcaC family oxidoreductase: protein MEKKDISSFLRGWCSALKSCSIEKIMAMYASDAFFLPTLSARIRRNSDEIREYFEFLVQLEPACTVQHENIRIFGDIAINSGAYTFYVVKGGDRAAVPARFTFVYHKKGDDWLIVEHHSSLFPDAE from the coding sequence ATGGAAAAAAAAGATATATCCAGTTTTTTGCGGGGATGGTGCTCCGCACTGAAAAGCTGCAGCATTGAAAAAATCATGGCCATGTATGCTTCAGATGCATTTTTCTTGCCGACTCTTTCAGCCAGGATAAGGCGCAACAGTGATGAAATCAGGGAATATTTTGAATTTCTGGTTCAGTTAGAACCGGCATGCACAGTGCAGCATGAAAATATCAGAATATTTGGTGATATAGCCATCAATTCTGGAGCATATACATTTTATGTGGTCAAGGGTGGAGACAGGGCAGCAGTGCCGGCCAGGTTTACCTTTGTTTATCATAAGAAAGGAGACGACTGGCTAATTGTGGAGCACCATTCATCTTTGTTTCCCGACGCAGAGTAG
- a CDS encoding DMT family transporter has protein sequence MITHKRAGIAFALGATMIWSGNFIVARGLNEAVNPATLAMLRWLTACLALFPLAGPGMWKSRNIVIKHFGYLAAASLLGVTLFNTLIYVAAHTSTALNLSLIATSTPIFIIIFARIFLSEKITAARAGGVLFAVSGVVLLITRADLSVLLSLSFAGGDLWMIMAAVIFGAYSILIRKKPEEVSQGVFLMSTFLLGLIMLLPWAGWEMAIHGAPTFTLEVIGSILYIGIGASLISFYLWTGAIARIGPSRAGIIYYSLPLFSGLGAFLVLGEPVGWIHAVSGLMIFSGIVVATRN, from the coding sequence GTGATAACCCATAAAAGGGCCGGAATTGCCTTTGCCCTTGGTGCGACCATGATCTGGTCAGGAAATTTTATAGTGGCCAGAGGGCTTAATGAAGCTGTTAATCCGGCTACTCTGGCCATGCTCAGATGGCTTACCGCCTGTCTGGCCCTTTTTCCCCTGGCCGGGCCAGGTATGTGGAAGTCCAGAAATATTGTCATTAAACACTTTGGTTATCTCGCTGCTGCTTCATTGCTGGGCGTGACTCTTTTTAATACACTGATCTATGTGGCTGCCCATACGTCAACAGCCTTAAACCTATCCTTGATTGCAACTTCAACTCCAATATTTATAATCATTTTTGCTCGAATTTTTCTAAGTGAGAAAATAACCGCAGCCAGGGCAGGGGGTGTGCTGTTTGCTGTTTCAGGGGTGGTTCTGCTTATTACCAGGGCTGATTTGTCAGTTCTTCTAAGCTTGTCATTTGCCGGGGGAGATCTGTGGATGATTATGGCTGCTGTCATTTTTGGAGCTTACAGTATTCTCATTCGCAAAAAACCGGAAGAAGTCAGTCAGGGGGTGTTTCTCATGTCTACTTTTCTGCTGGGACTGATTATGCTTCTTCCCTGGGCAGGATGGGAAATGGCCATTCATGGAGCGCCCACATTCACTCTGGAAGTTATTGGTTCAATATTGTATATAGGCATAGGTGCCTCACTGATTTCGTTTTATCTCTGGACTGGTGCCATAGCGAGAATAGGACCTTCCCGGGCAGGAATTATATATTACAGCCTTCCCCTTTTCAGTGGATTGGGAGCTTTTCTTGTCTTGGGAGAGCCTGTTGGATGGATACATGCTGTCAGCGGACTGATGATTTTTTCAGGAATTGTTGTTGCCACCAGAAATTGA
- the thiC gene encoding phosphomethylpyrimidine synthase ThiC yields MNTQLQQARAGNITPEMRKAADHEGIDASKLRNLIASGLAVLPKNINHDFAKVVAIGQGLKTKVNANLGTSSESSDLELEKSKLFMALKAETDSIMDLSTGGDLNQIRTMFLENSSTMLGTVPIYGLAAKMVRDGRPLSDIDGETLLREIEEQCKQGVDYITVHCGITRDSVRKLEVSERVMPCVSRGGSIHMNWIKRHDRENPLYEDFDSLLDIAEKYDVTLSLGDGFRPGCIADAMDPAQLEELMILAELAKRAVARGVQTMIEGPGHVPLNQIKSQIQLQKRLCNNAPFYVLGPLPTDIAAGYDHITSAIGGAIAGAAGADFLCYVTPAEHLGLPGENDVYQGVMAARIAAHIADLEKGVPGAWDKDMAISKCRQNLDWEGIVSNSLDRELVRQKLVITEDKKGCSMCGKLCAVSCEEKM; encoded by the coding sequence ATGAATACGCAACTTCAACAGGCCAGAGCAGGAAACATAACCCCGGAAATGAGAAAGGCAGCAGACCATGAAGGCATTGATGCCTCTAAGCTGCGCAATTTGATTGCCTCCGGTCTTGCTGTGCTCCCCAAAAACATCAATCATGATTTTGCCAAAGTTGTAGCCATAGGTCAGGGGCTGAAAACCAAGGTCAATGCCAATCTGGGCACAAGCAGTGAAAGCTCTGACCTGGAGCTTGAAAAAAGCAAGCTGTTCATGGCCCTTAAAGCAGAAACGGACTCCATAATGGACCTTTCTACCGGAGGTGATCTGAATCAGATCAGGACCATGTTTCTTGAAAATTCGTCAACAATGCTTGGAACTGTGCCCATCTACGGTCTGGCAGCAAAAATGGTGCGGGACGGCAGGCCTTTGAGCGACATTGATGGTGAGACGCTTTTAAGGGAAATTGAAGAGCAGTGCAAACAAGGAGTTGACTATATTACAGTGCATTGTGGAATCACCAGAGATTCTGTCAGAAAGCTCGAGGTGTCTGAAAGGGTCATGCCATGTGTGAGTCGGGGCGGTTCAATTCATATGAACTGGATTAAAAGACATGACCGGGAAAATCCACTTTATGAGGATTTTGACAGCCTTCTGGATATTGCTGAAAAATATGACGTTACTTTAAGCCTTGGAGACGGATTCAGACCGGGTTGCATTGCTGATGCCATGGACCCTGCCCAGCTTGAGGAACTTATGATCCTGGCAGAGCTGGCCAAAAGAGCCGTGGCCAGGGGGGTTCAGACCATGATTGAGGGACCGGGGCATGTTCCTTTAAATCAAATTAAAAGTCAGATTCAGCTGCAGAAAAGACTTTGCAACAATGCTCCATTTTATGTGCTTGGGCCTTTACCTACGGATATTGCAGCCGGATATGATCATATAACATCTGCCATTGGCGGCGCTATAGCAGGTGCAGCCGGAGCAGATTTTCTTTGCTATGTCACTCCTGCAGAGCACCTTGGCCTGCCAGGTGAAAACGATGTGTACCAGGGAGTGATGGCCGCCCGCATAGCAGCTCATATAGCTGACCTTGAAAAGGGAGTGCCCGGGGCATGGGATAAGGATATGGCAATTTCTAAGTGCAGGCAGAATCTTGACTGGGAAGGAATAGTCAGCAATTCCTTAGACAGGGAACTTGTCAGACAGAAGCTGGTCATAACTGAAGATAAAAAAGGATGCTCCATGTGCGGAAAGCTTTGCGCAGTGAGCTGTGAGGAGAAAATGTGA
- a CDS encoding PD-(D/E)XK nuclease family protein, giving the protein MDTTALKETIKKELPELLRDDPSLSDYILRLTREVYADKDETQKSVSEILDEMRRDREENARKWDEQNRKWHEYNRQLDKQSKKWDEQDRKWDENQKVIVALSKKIDRSIGALGARWGLRSEKAFRDALAGILEENFGVEVINITEFDDAGEVFGKPDQIELDIIIKNDLLIICELKSSMSKSDIYTFERKARFYEKRHQRKADKLIVISPMIDARAEKIARKMNIVTYGDSIEVEQL; this is encoded by the coding sequence ATGGATACAACAGCTTTGAAAGAAACCATAAAAAAAGAACTTCCGGAATTATTAAGGGATGATCCATCTCTAAGCGACTATATTTTACGCTTAACGAGAGAAGTCTATGCTGACAAGGATGAAACCCAAAAAAGTGTATCTGAAATACTGGATGAAATGCGTCGTGATCGGGAAGAAAACGCACGCAAGTGGGATGAACAAAACAGAAAGTGGCATGAATACAATAGACAATTAGATAAACAAAGCAAGAAATGGGACGAGCAAGACAGAAAGTGGGATGAAAATCAAAAAGTCATAGTAGCTCTATCCAAAAAGATTGATCGATCCATAGGAGCTTTGGGGGCAAGGTGGGGACTACGTTCTGAAAAGGCTTTTCGTGACGCTCTGGCAGGCATACTTGAAGAAAACTTCGGCGTAGAAGTCATCAACATTACTGAGTTTGATGATGCAGGCGAAGTGTTTGGAAAACCTGATCAGATTGAGCTTGACATCATCATCAAAAACGATCTGCTCATCATTTGTGAACTTAAGTCATCCATGAGCAAATCCGATATATATACTTTTGAACGTAAAGCTCGGTTTTATGAAAAAAGACATCAAAGAAAAGCAGACAAGCTAATTGTCATTTCTCCCATGATTGATGCCAGAGCAGAAAAAATTGCCAGAAAGATGAATATAGTGACCTATGGTGACTCCATCGAGGTAGAGCAACTCTGA
- a CDS encoding nitroreductase family protein yields the protein MDVIQAIMTRRSIRKYQDKPVSDEKVKNVLEAAMMAPSAGNAQPWQFIIVRDKQALTAIKEINPYAGMAENAPLGILVCGDLSLEKFPGYWVQDCSAAVQNMLLASHGLGLGAVWTGIHPIKQREQGFSKLFDLPEHVVPLAYIVIGYPDQSPKSESRFKPERVHTEKW from the coding sequence ATGGACGTAATTCAGGCAATAATGACCAGGAGAAGTATAAGGAAGTACCAGGACAAGCCTGTATCTGATGAGAAAGTAAAAAATGTTCTTGAAGCAGCCATGATGGCTCCAAGTGCTGGAAATGCGCAGCCATGGCAGTTTATTATTGTTCGGGATAAACAGGCTTTGACAGCCATTAAAGAAATCAACCCTTATGCTGGCATGGCAGAGAATGCTCCCTTGGGGATTCTGGTCTGTGGTGATCTGAGCCTTGAAAAGTTTCCCGGCTATTGGGTGCAGGACTGTTCAGCAGCAGTGCAGAATATGCTGCTGGCAAGTCATGGTCTCGGCCTGGGTGCAGTGTGGACAGGAATCCACCCAATCAAACAAAGGGAGCAAGGTTTTTCAAAATTGTTCGACCTTCCTGAACATGTGGTGCCCCTGGCTTATATTGTTATAGGTTATCCGGATCAAAGCCCAAAATCTGAAAGCAGGTTTAAGCCTGAGCGAGTTCATACTGAAAAATGGTAA
- a CDS encoding P-II family nitrogen regulator yields the protein MSPVERKLVTIIAESALEKMLVKDLKSLGVTGYTVWDVRGEGTRGKRKGGFDQSSSICLTSICNSTLAQSILEHLSYTYFEDYAIVAYISDVQIHRCNRF from the coding sequence ATGTCACCGGTTGAACGAAAACTCGTAACCATTATTGCAGAATCTGCTCTGGAAAAAATGCTGGTAAAGGACCTTAAAAGTCTTGGGGTCACCGGCTATACAGTCTGGGATGTCCGGGGTGAAGGCACGCGGGGCAAGCGTAAAGGCGGCTTTGATCAGAGCAGCAGTATCTGTCTCACCAGTATCTGCAACAGCACCCTGGCTCAGTCGATTTTAGAACACCTTTCCTATACTTATTTCGAAGATTACGCCATCGTTGCTTATATCAGCGATGTCCAGATACACCGCTGCAACAGGTTCTAA
- a CDS encoding sodium-dependent bicarbonate transport family permease, protein MFDNLLDPVVLCFAMGVTAGLLKTDLRFPPQLFEGLSIYLLFAIGLKGGIELSSANPGEVVVPMLATVSLGVIIPVLAYTLLRRLGRFSRPDAAAIAAHYGSVSAVTYAVVIAYLVRLGQSYESFMTVLLVVLEIPAIAIGILIARMRASTTSMKLGPLLHEVFLGKSIYLLIAGLLVGFLSGPERSEAIAPLFTGLFKGALALFLLEMGIITSQRLADLRQTGPFLVVFGIVMPLFSGAMGTVAGLMSGLSLGGTTVLATLAASASYIAAPAAMRIAVPKANPTLYLTAALGITFPFNILAGIPIYYAMASFVHGLGG, encoded by the coding sequence ATGTTCGATAATTTGCTTGATCCTGTGGTTTTGTGTTTTGCCATGGGCGTTACTGCCGGGCTGCTCAAGACTGATCTCCGATTCCCCCCTCAGCTTTTTGAAGGCCTGAGCATCTATCTGCTTTTTGCCATTGGCCTTAAGGGCGGCATCGAGCTGTCCAGTGCCAACCCTGGGGAAGTAGTGGTCCCCATGCTGGCCACAGTGTCTCTCGGTGTGATTATACCGGTACTTGCATATACCCTGCTGCGGCGTCTTGGCCGTTTCAGCAGGCCCGACGCAGCTGCCATAGCAGCACATTACGGTTCGGTCAGTGCTGTGACCTATGCTGTGGTCATTGCGTACCTGGTTCGTTTGGGGCAAAGCTATGAATCTTTTATGACGGTTTTGCTGGTTGTTCTTGAAATTCCGGCCATTGCCATCGGCATTCTCATTGCCAGAATGCGTGCCAGCACTACATCTATGAAATTAGGACCTTTGCTTCATGAGGTTTTTCTTGGCAAGAGTATTTACCTGCTTATAGCCGGACTGCTGGTGGGTTTTCTCAGCGGTCCTGAACGCAGTGAAGCCATTGCACCGTTATTTACCGGCCTGTTCAAGGGTGCTCTGGCTCTGTTTCTTCTGGAGATGGGTATTATCACATCGCAGCGACTGGCTGACTTGCGTCAGACAGGTCCCTTTCTCGTGGTGTTCGGCATTGTCATGCCTTTGTTCAGCGGGGCAATGGGAACCGTAGCCGGCCTCATGAGCGGGCTTTCCCTTGGCGGCACTACCGTGCTTGCAACCCTGGCTGCCAGCGCTTCATATATCGCCGCTCCTGCAGCCATGCGTATTGCAGTGCCCAAAGCCAACCCCACCCTGTACCTTACAGCTGCTCTGGGCATCACCTTTCCATTTAACATTTTGGCGGGCATCCCCATCTATTATGCGATGGCGAGCTTTGTCCACGGTTTGGGAGGCTAA
- the purE gene encoding 5-(carboxyamino)imidazole ribonucleotide mutase, which yields MKNKAEVGIIMGSDSDLPVMNQAADILSQFGIGYELTIVSAHRTPERLFDYAKNAAQRGLEVIIAGAGGAAHLPGMVAACTTLPVIGVPINITALKGLDALLSIVQMPRGVPVATMAIDNAQNAGLLAARILGVKHGHLREAVHDFMQRQTQNVLDKAASLEKKQDSSETASRKTG from the coding sequence GTGAAGAACAAAGCTGAAGTTGGCATCATTATGGGGAGCGATTCTGATCTGCCGGTTATGAATCAGGCTGCTGATATTCTGTCGCAGTTTGGTATTGGCTACGAACTGACCATTGTTTCTGCCCACCGTACTCCTGAGCGACTTTTTGATTATGCCAAGAATGCGGCGCAGCGGGGCCTTGAGGTTATTATTGCCGGAGCCGGCGGGGCAGCTCATCTGCCGGGCATGGTGGCTGCATGCACCACTTTGCCGGTTATCGGTGTGCCCATTAATATCACAGCCCTGAAAGGTCTTGATGCTCTTCTCTCCATCGTGCAGATGCCCAGGGGAGTTCCCGTGGCCACCATGGCCATTGATAATGCGCAGAACGCCGGGCTTCTTGCGGCTCGTATTTTGGGCGTCAAGCATGGCCATTTACGTGAGGCTGTCCATGATTTTATGCAGCGCCAGACACAAAACGTGCTGGATAAGGCTGCCTCTCTGGAAAAAAAGCAGGACTCATCTGAAACAGCCAGCAGAAAAACAGGTTAG
- the purK gene encoding 5-(carboxyamino)imidazole ribonucleotide synthase — protein MHYSHNMKHLNEHLIRKQHLCPPLRLGIIGGGQLAKMLTMEAKKLGCQVLVLDPAAASPAGQISDHQFVGGFFEKARIRELAEASDVLTYDLENIDTQSLHVLKAEGSVIHPSPSLLEIIQDKLRQKELLTANGLPQAPYARLDTWDESAVRAFGFPLVQKSRRGGYDGRGVVIMRDETDLQFALNTPSILEQCVAVEKEIAVMTACAADGEIRTFPVAEMIFDPRSNALDLLLAPARISDDLAREARALAEKTVRALDGVGVFGVEMFLTTDGRLLVNEVAPRPHNSGHYTIEACLTSQYGQHLRAIAGLPLGSTEQHTPAAMVNLVGEPGAMGRPLIQGLAQALALPGVSVHIYGKHEVRPFRKMGHAVVLDADPQQALSRARHLKNILRIYGENSEEQS, from the coding sequence ATGCACTATTCTCACAATATGAAACACTTAAACGAACATCTTATCCGTAAACAACACTTATGTCCTCCCCTGCGCCTGGGGATTATTGGAGGAGGACAATTGGCCAAAATGCTAACCATGGAGGCCAAAAAACTGGGCTGCCAAGTGCTGGTTCTTGATCCTGCCGCTGCATCGCCGGCAGGGCAGATCAGTGATCACCAGTTTGTTGGTGGTTTTTTTGAAAAAGCCAGGATCCGTGAATTGGCTGAAGCAAGCGATGTGCTCACTTATGATCTGGAGAATATTGACACACAGTCTTTGCATGTTCTTAAGGCAGAAGGCTCTGTCATCCATCCCTCCCCGTCTCTGCTGGAAATCATTCAGGATAAGTTGCGCCAGAAAGAACTTCTGACAGCAAATGGCTTGCCTCAAGCCCCTTATGCACGGCTGGATACCTGGGATGAAAGTGCTGTCCGGGCCTTTGGCTTCCCCCTGGTCCAGAAAAGCCGCAGAGGTGGATACGACGGTCGCGGGGTCGTTATTATGCGTGATGAAACTGATCTCCAATTTGCCCTGAACACTCCATCCATACTGGAACAATGTGTGGCCGTGGAAAAGGAAATTGCCGTTATGACTGCCTGTGCGGCTGACGGTGAGATAAGAACCTTTCCTGTGGCTGAAATGATCTTTGATCCGCGCAGCAACGCTCTGGATCTTCTGCTTGCTCCAGCACGGATCAGTGATGATCTGGCTCGGGAAGCCCGAGCCCTGGCAGAGAAGACTGTCAGAGCACTGGATGGAGTGGGCGTTTTTGGAGTGGAAATGTTTCTCACCACAGATGGCAGACTATTGGTTAACGAGGTGGCGCCTCGTCCGCATAATTCCGGCCATTACACTATTGAAGCCTGCCTGACCAGTCAGTACGGGCAGCACCTGCGGGCTATAGCCGGTCTGCCCCTGGGCAGCACTGAGCAGCATACACCTGCTGCCATGGTCAATCTTGTGGGTGAGCCTGGTGCAATGGGCCGTCCTCTGATTCAAGGGCTTGCACAGGCACTCGCCCTACCAGGGGTTAGCGTACATATCTACGGCAAGCATGAAGTTCGACCCTTCCGTAAGATGGGACATGCAGTCGTGCTTGATGCTGATCCCCAACAGGCGCTTTCGAGAGCACGCCATCTTAAGAACATCCTGAGAATATATGGAGAAAACAGTGAAGAACAAAGCTGA
- a CDS encoding PAS domain S-box protein, whose amino-acid sequence MPQNHDQSVTLSKADWKIDNLHDIFQMAPIGIFQSTPQGRFLRVNPAMSRMYGFDHPQDMVNNITDISTQIYVNPSDRKKYVELLNTHGKLSSFECNHKKTDGTTIWVSMDVQVMQDSSGATVYQGFITDITSRIKAQQEVQQQLVLKSTMLNALGEGVYGVDMEGRCTFINPAALEMLGFSEQEVLHTNQHDLFHYKRLDGRSYLHEECPIYKTVKDGKIRKIREHFIRKNGDFLPALVTAAPIVSQNEQTGAVVIFLDTTQDQKYQQTLQTIAESNVDQKEDVFSFLVRNLAVSQGKRYALIGALSPHGDELINTLAVWDTQGFTDNFSYHLSGTPCENVINRDTCFYEDHVQSEFPEDHLLEQINARSYWGTPLRDISGKVTGILALLDDKPMRHDNRTLSLLKSFAIRASMEMERRTAQEKYQFLFESMSQGAVYQKTDGTIIDYNPAALKILGITADQITGRSSMDPAWKTIKEDGSPFPGKDHPAMQALKSGKTVIDQVMGVYHPLHDQYTWIIVTAVPIFSQGADKPYMVYTTFQNITPLKNAEQELVQAKQAAEAANIAKSEFLANMSHEIRTPMNGVIGMTEHLLDTDLTQEQRRYASIIKSSSEGLLELINDILDFSKIEAGKLELFPKHFHLDHLLNSFNQDMSMRARDKNLEYTHNFPDHLPSCVKGDELKILQILTNLMGNALKFTEHGRISLDVSILNQEDNHIWLEFSIADTGPGIPETSRNSLFEKFSQVDSSASRKHGGTGLGLAICKQLVDLMEGKMGVDSTPGKGSRFWFRIKLLTQKVCNLESDQSAEDNKKSSQPASSAPASILLAEDNEVNQMVAEKILKKMGHKLDMVSDGYKAVEAFEQKSYDLILMDIQMPGMDGLEATRKIRQLEKNTNTTRIPIIALTAHAMTEDKNKSIKAGMDDYLTKPVRTQDISKTLQKWINMNTEPASHQPRPDIQIPRVFDHAAFLDRIMDDIDLAREIIAVFLETVPDKIGTIKKELASGQNISIKKSAHAIKGTAANTGCNTLSDIAAKLEKAGSSDDWDAMKNLLKDLEEQFVLVKKEMECFLEDA is encoded by the coding sequence ATGCCTCAAAACCATGATCAGTCAGTTACCCTGTCTAAGGCTGACTGGAAAATTGACAACCTCCATGATATTTTTCAGATGGCTCCCATAGGAATTTTTCAATCCACACCCCAGGGACGTTTTCTGCGTGTCAATCCGGCCATGTCCCGCATGTACGGTTTTGACCATCCCCAGGACATGGTCAATAACATTACCGACATATCCACTCAGATTTACGTCAACCCCTCGGACAGAAAAAAGTATGTTGAACTGCTGAACACTCATGGAAAACTGTCATCGTTTGAATGCAACCACAAAAAAACAGATGGCACAACCATCTGGGTATCCATGGATGTTCAGGTCATGCAGGACAGTTCTGGAGCAACAGTTTATCAGGGTTTCATTACAGACATAACCAGTCGGATAAAGGCTCAGCAGGAAGTTCAGCAGCAGCTCGTACTTAAGAGCACCATGCTCAACGCTCTTGGCGAGGGAGTTTATGGTGTGGACATGGAGGGCCGATGCACCTTCATCAACCCTGCAGCTCTTGAAATGCTCGGATTCTCTGAACAGGAGGTCCTGCACACCAACCAGCACGATCTTTTCCATTATAAACGTCTTGACGGCAGATCATACCTTCATGAAGAATGCCCGATTTACAAGACCGTCAAGGACGGAAAAATAAGAAAAATCAGGGAGCATTTTATACGTAAAAATGGTGATTTTCTTCCTGCACTCGTCACTGCTGCCCCTATAGTTTCCCAGAATGAACAGACTGGAGCAGTTGTGATTTTTCTTGATACTACCCAGGATCAGAAATACCAGCAGACATTGCAGACTATTGCTGAAAGCAACGTGGACCAGAAAGAGGACGTGTTCAGCTTTCTGGTGCGCAACCTGGCTGTTTCCCAGGGCAAACGCTACGCTTTGATAGGTGCCTTGAGTCCTCATGGCGATGAACTGATTAATACCCTTGCGGTCTGGGACACTCAAGGGTTCACAGACAATTTCAGCTATCACCTCAGTGGAACTCCATGTGAGAATGTGATTAATCGCGACACATGTTTTTATGAGGACCATGTTCAGTCAGAGTTTCCAGAAGATCACCTGCTGGAGCAGATAAATGCCAGAAGTTACTGGGGAACTCCCCTCAGAGACATCAGCGGCAAAGTGACAGGCATACTGGCCCTGCTGGACGATAAGCCCATGCGTCATGACAACAGAACTCTGTCTCTTCTCAAAAGCTTTGCCATTCGAGCCTCCATGGAAATGGAAAGAAGAACAGCCCAGGAAAAATATCAATTTTTATTTGAAAGCATGTCTCAGGGAGCTGTTTACCAGAAAACCGATGGAACCATTATTGATTACAACCCTGCAGCCCTCAAAATCCTGGGCATTACTGCCGACCAGATCACGGGCCGCAGTTCCATGGACCCAGCCTGGAAGACCATAAAGGAGGACGGTTCTCCATTTCCGGGAAAAGACCACCCGGCCATGCAGGCCCTGAAGTCCGGAAAAACTGTTATAGACCAGGTAATGGGGGTCTACCATCCTTTGCATGATCAATACACCTGGATCATTGTCACTGCTGTGCCCATTTTTTCTCAGGGGGCAGACAAGCCTTACATGGTCTACACCACCTTCCAGAATATAACACCCTTGAAAAATGCGGAGCAGGAGCTTGTTCAGGCCAAACAGGCTGCTGAAGCTGCCAATATAGCCAAGAGTGAATTTCTGGCCAATATGAGTCATGAAATCCGTACGCCCATGAACGGCGTCATCGGCATGACCGAGCATCTGCTGGATACTGATCTTACACAAGAGCAGCGCCGATATGCATCAATCATAAAATCCAGCAGTGAAGGACTTCTGGAGTTAATCAACGATATTCTGGATTTCTCCAAAATTGAAGCCGGAAAACTCGAATTGTTCCCTAAGCATTTTCACCTCGACCATCTTCTGAACAGTTTCAATCAGGACATGTCCATGAGAGCCAGAGACAAAAACCTTGAATACACGCATAACTTCCCGGACCATCTTCCATCATGCGTCAAAGGAGATGAGCTTAAAATCCTTCAGATTCTGACCAATCTCATGGGCAACGCCCTGAAATTCACAGAGCATGGCCGGATCAGTCTTGATGTCTCCATCTTGAATCAGGAAGACAATCATATCTGGCTTGAGTTTTCCATAGCCGACACCGGACCGGGCATACCTGAGACAAGCCGGAACTCTCTTTTTGAGAAATTTTCACAGGTGGATTCCAGTGCATCCAGGAAACACGGCGGTACTGGACTGGGACTTGCCATTTGCAAACAGCTTGTTGATCTTATGGAAGGAAAAATGGGAGTTGACAGTACTCCTGGCAAAGGATCACGTTTCTGGTTCCGGATTAAACTGCTGACCCAGAAAGTATGTAACCTTGAATCGGATCAATCTGCTGAAGACAATAAAAAAAGTTCTCAGCCCGCCAGCTCCGCTCCTGCCTCAATCCTTCTTGCTGAAGACAACGAAGTAAACCAGATGGTAGCTGAAAAAATCCTAAAAAAAATGGGACATAAATTAGACATGGTCAGTGATGGATATAAAGCTGTTGAAGCCTTTGAGCAAAAATCCTACGACCTGATCCTTATGGACATTCAGATGCCGGGCATGGATGGATTAGAAGCCACCCGAAAAATCAGGCAGCTGGAAAAAAACACTAACACCACCAGAATTCCCATCATTGCCCTGACAGCCCACGCCATGACTGAAGACAAAAATAAAAGCATAAAGGCCGGAATGGATGACTACCTGACCAAACCGGTCAGGACCCAGGACATTAGTAAAACTCTTCAAAAATGGATCAATATGAACACTGAACCAGCATCTCACCAGCCCAGGCCTGATATCCAGATACCTCGAGTCTTCGACCATGCTGCTTTTCTGGACAGAATTATGGATGATATTGACCTGGCCCGTGAAATAATTGCTGTCTTTCTGGAAACAGTACCTGACAAAATCGGCACCATAAAAAAAGAACTTGCTTCCGGACAAAACATAAGCATCAAAAAATCAGCGCATGCCATCAAAGGCACTGCAGCCAATACAGGCTGCAACACCCTGTCCGATATAGCTGCAAAGTTAGAAAAGGCCGGCTCCTCAGATGACTGGGATGCCATGAAAAACCTGCTCAAAGATCTGGAAGAACAGTTTGTGCTGGTGAAAAAAGAGATGGAGTGCTTCCTTGAGGATGCCTGA